A region of Theileria annulata chromosome 2, complete sequence, *** SEQUENCING IN PROGRESS *** DNA encodes the following proteins:
- a CDS encoding uncharacterized protein (chr2.cand.475 - score = 16.68;~Signal peptide predicted for TA15570 by SignalP 2.0 HMM (Signal peptide probability 1.000, signal anchor probability 0.000) with cleavage site probability 0.956 between residues 17 and 18): protein MKFVILALLALASGLHAAKLDLKPLGFVLFGKHGEGTTATVAAGKCPLGTLPDTVFLHKTFEKAGHFFTWVRPVHGKVDEVACGSHAVWKAAAGEVLLDLHFVGNKESEKFVHLELFHPAVGSHHLFLKFAADGTAAGVLGMAAFVVAAHGLVEGLPAFDGLPAHPLVHALAAHAAHAKHAGASAKDGLGAHGAALVAA, encoded by the coding sequence ATGAAGTTTGTGATATTAGCTTTACTTGCTTTGGCATCTGGTCTTCATGCCGCAAAATTGGACTTAAAACCATTAGGCTTTGTCCTTTTTGGAAAGCATGGTGAAGGTACTACAGCCACTGTTGCAGCCGGCAAATGTCCACTCGGAACTCTTCCCGACACTGTATTCCTTCACAAGACCTTTGAAAAGGCAGGTCATTTCTTCACATGGGTTAGACCAGTACATGGTAAGGTTGATGAGGTAGCATGTGGATCACATGCTGTTTGGAAGGCTGCCGCTGGTGAAGTACTTCTTGACTTGCACTTTGTAGGTAACAAGGAATCTGAGAAGTTTGTCCACTTGGAACTTTTCCACCCAGCTGTAGGTTCACATCACTTATTCCTTAAATTCGCCGCTGATGGTACCGCCGCTGGTGTTCTTGGTATGGCAGCCTTTGTAGTTGCTGCTCATGGATTAGTCGAAGGACTTCCTGCATTTGATGGTCTTCCTGCTCATCCACTTGTCCATGCTTTGGCTGCACATGCTGCACATGCTAAACATGCTGGTGCTAGTGCCAAGGATGGTCTTGGCGCTCATGGCGCTGCCCTTGTTGCTGCCTAa
- a CDS encoding uncharacterized protein (2 probable transmembrane helices predicted for TA15580 by TMHMM2.0 at aa 292-314 and 409-431) — MVTKCTSGKGANFMVTKCTTGKGANFTAMKCTTKDIGTPGKGASGTFGPSTVTEEKKIKKFIKCKYININNKNNNVNGNEVELLTEKPYLYIYLMKNIENEITNEEFNKFLNKRLNNKFNEEFLIIILMENINNKFYNKIKNHLHKLHLHNRIIKLFLTSRILLLFTPRKGANSTATKFIIGPSTVTGEKIPNEIAAVTRSGESSTFSEDTNDKVIKDIEDINTRGLSTVTEETGTKEAPLGAGSKDSEESGTVGASTVTDTVMEKKIFDYIKLYEDWLNIFYKLKLLMDYLIFYEILFYNPIFSSVTVSSTTATTTTEDTKNTTGSKDIEDIGTIGASTVTEENSTILAAPNVPTVTKDIDTLILRINTIINNIINNNSIKNLTNYEIKKFILYKQLLIIKYNLNNKIIYLITLFLFNFIFFLLNNFIPNNFIFNFINNFIPTITTVPTVPTVPTVPTVTSVPSVPNNIQLNGINDIVLENLNNNNIIIILFEIIIFINHYINSSVTVTGPPNNTTTTGKGANFTATECTMGTPGKGANFTAMECTTGKGANSMGTKCTSEKIPNTIAAVTNSRESDTFDELDTLTDNILILNILKQYNINIHTSTKDTIGTKDTIGTKGTIGTGTKGARDTTTTTGTGTTGIEEDKYIINTYKYISFIYLLLYKFLSYNNIITSITGSGLTDTEDTTDTEDTTDTEDTELDSIVEPDTVTEEKNPNKIAVVTKSGESGTFSVDIKDTNTKGEGVNTKDTKDTEETPFEVDEDTVDDIKEDEFINYINNIYNIIIQLSFNIQFLQSNTSVTVTGPPNSTSTPGKRANDTFSTMGKGANFTLMECIPGKGANSTGTKCTTGKGANSTLMECTSEKILNEIAVVTKTGESSTFTKDITGKVIKDSKDTVEISKTPSGGVGEEVGCLEPHSVMEEIIKLEKKLYIELNNINNYKNNIINNCIKYFILSNLINYKDLFLNFTYIDSNYLYNSFYYKFITSVTVSGTTDTIPPPKDTIGTEEPDTTEENSTTQFAATKVADGIKGSTTRDSDVITTVGASTVMEDNITEFEDNISISTSDTIEDTIDTINTSGNIIEEKNINEIAAVTRSGGSSTFSEGVRTEDIRDTEETPFGAVDVGTGAVGASTVTEDTVMEELDKLDEIGIDMKIYNCDEYEHIFNKKNYNINNEEIILHKFCKNFLHILFIKPVTVTGPPNSTTPGKGANSTGTECTPGKGANFTAMECTTGKGANSMPMECTTEKIPNEIAVVTKTGESGNNSKDTNTMETPFGDKEASFGAAVGPVTVTGDTIKELLMKIILKGIIIKEIIIINIDNKIKEINIPIKNKLINQKNNLDNENLNNLFINEIKLPKFKNKLLLCLYIISNDIISNNIKLFNIQLFQQKLNKLSNYKKINEINEKNEKNEELLEKNVKNEELLEMLEMSEELLEKKVINNEKLYIKNYEIILTEIFDVELFDEIINLCINFKHLIKINKILVNNKILSTNNLLLNFNSSYKINIHQIIKLLDNSSGTVLGHTASNAPTASNGTEVSTTEDTGITTVDSTTNSNSTTNTKLISTIGASTLTEDNIPTHFTPGKGANFTATECTPGKGANSTAIECTIGASTVTEEKIPNEIAVVTKTGESDTFSMDTKGVGEGSERTPFGGTAGLSEDTSVGGPDPDSEEKIEIKVYYKMYRKFKSSLEELSEELIYKIYLNRINNTFTISRNYNSGTNLYISNSIKHFINNIKIIQPVTVLGQADTIHPLNRAVTKDTLRASTVTKGKRANFMPIECTKGNIDTSINSIKDIKGIKGIIENNNIRMEYIMNIPYYGYINKYMKINIRIRLNKDMKISYKIEKNENWLIEGLILNNIKLSKNTFFNINFILIPIKLGHLYLPNINFNLNLNLPKHQITIFPQHSLI; from the exons atggtTACCAAGTGTACCtctggaaagggagctaattttatggtTACCAAGTGTACtacgggaaagggagctaattttacagctatgaagtgtactactaaggatattggtactcctggaaagggagctagTGGTACAtttggaccaagcaccgtaactgaagagaaaaaaataaaaaaatttataaaatgtaaatatataaatataaataacaaaaataacaatGTAAATGGAAATGAAGTTGAATTATTAACAGAAAAaccatatttatatatatatttgatgaagaatattgaaaatgaaataactaatgaagaatttaataaatttcttAACAAACgtttgaataataaatttaatgaagaatttcttattattattcttatggaaaatattaataacaaattctataataaaattaaaaatcaTTTACATAAATTACATCTACACAATCgtattatcaaattatttcttACATCACGTatcttattattatt TACTCCTcgaaagggagctaattctacagccACCAAGTTTATCattggaccaagcaccgtaactggTGAGAAAATTcctaatgaaattgctgcTGTAACTAGATCTGGGGAGTCAAGTACTTTTTCTGAGGATACTAATGATAAGGTTATTAAGGATATTGAGGATATTAATACTAGGGGATTAAGTACTGTTACTGAGGAAACTGGTACTAAGGAAGCCCCTTTAGGGGCTGGTAGTAAGGATAGTGAGGAATCTGGTAccgttggagcaagcaccgtaacggacaccgtaatggagaaaaaaatatttgattatataaaattatatgaagattggttgaatatattttataaattaaaattattaatggattatttaattttttatgaaattttattttataatcctattttttcttccgttacggtgtctaGTACCACGGCTACAACTACTACTGAGGATACTAAGAATACTACTGGTAGTAAGGATATTGAGGATATTGGTACcattggagcaagcaccgttacggaaGAAAATTCTACTATTCTTGCTGCTCCTAATGTACCTACTGTTACTAAGGATATAGACACTCTAATCTTAAGAATAAATACcattataaataatataataaataataatagtataaaaaatttaacaaattatgaaataaagaaatttatattatataaacaattattaataataaaatataatttaaataataaaattatttatttaattacattatttcttttcaattttattttctttttacttaataattttataccaaataattttattttcaattttattaacaattttataccAACCATAACAACAGTACCAACTGTACCAACTGTACCAACTGTACCAACTGTAACCTCAGTACCCTCAGTaccaaataatatacaattgAATGGTATAAATGATATTGTATtggaaaatttaaataataataatataattattattttatttgaaattattatttttattaatcattatattaattcttccgttacggtgactggtccaCCAAACAATACTACTACCacgggaaagggagctaattttacagccaccgagtgtactatgggtACTcccggaaagggagctaattttacagctatggagtgtactacaggaaagggagctaattctatgggtaCCAAGTGTACTAGTGAGAAAATTCCTAATACTATTGCTGCTGTAACTAATTCTAGGGAGTCGGATACTTTTGATGAATTAGATACCTTAACggataatatattaatattaaatatattaaaacaatataatattaatattcatactagtactaaggatactattggtactaaggatactatTGGTACTAAGGGTACTATTGGTACTGGTACTAAGGGAGCTAGGgatactactactactactggTACTGGTACTACTGGTATAGAAgaagataaatatataataaatacatataaatatatatcatttatatatttattattatataaatttttatcatacaataatattattacttcCATTACGGGGTCTGGTCTCACAGATACTGAAGATACTACTGATACTGAGGATACTACTGATACTGAGGATACTGAGCTTGATAGTATAGTTGAACCTGACACCGTAACTGAGGAGAAAAATCCTAATAaaattgctgttgtaactaaATCTGGGGAGTCAGGTACTTTTTCCGTAGATAttaaggatactaatactaagggAGAGGGAGttaatactaaggatactaaggatactgaGGAAACCCCTTTTGAGGTTGATGAGGATACTGTAGATGATATTAAGGAAgatgaatttataaattatattaataatatttataatataataatacaattatcatttaatatacaatttcTTCAATCTAATacttccgttacggtgactggtccaCCAAACAGTACTAGTACCCCCGGAAAGAGAGCTAATGACACTTTTagtactatgggaaagggagctaattttacccttatggagtgtattccgggaaagggagctaattctacaggTACCAAGTGTACTaccggaaagggagctaattctacccttatggagtgtactagtgAGAAAATTCtgaatgaaattgctgttgtaactaaAACTGGGGAGTCGAGTACTTttactaaggatattacTGGTAAGGTTATTAAGGATAGTAAGGATACTGTAGAGATAAGTAAGACCCCTTCGGGGGGAGTTGGTGAGGAAGTTGGCTGCCTTGAACCTCACTCCGTTATGGaggaaataataaaattagaaaaaaaattatatatagaactaaataatataaataattataaaaataatataataaataattgtataaaatattttatattatcaaatcttattaattataaagatttatttttaaattttacttATATTGATTCCAATTATCTTTATAattctttttattataaatttattacttccgttacggtgtcaggTACAACAGATACTATTCCTCCTCCTAAGGATACTATTGGTACTGAGGAACCTGACACTACTGAAGAAAATTCCACTACCCAATTTGCTGCTACTAAAGTAGCTGATGGTATTAAGGGATCTACTACTAGGGATAGTGATGTTATTACTAcagttggagcaagcaccgtaatggagGATAATATTACTGAATTTGAAGATAATATAagtattagtactagtGATACTATAGAAGATACTATTGatactattaatactagtggtaatattattgaggaaaaaaatattaatgaaattgctgcTGTAACTAGATCTGGGGGGTCAAGTACTTTTTCTGAGGGAGTTCGTACTGAGGATATTAGGGATACTGAGGAAACCCCTTTCGGGGCTGTAGATGTGGGAACTGGTGccgttggagcaagcaccgtaacggaagacaccgtaatggaagaattagataaattagATGAAATAGGTATAgatatgaaaatatataattgtgaTGAATATGaacatatatttaataaaaaaaattataatataaataatgaagaaattatattacataaattttgtaaaaattttcttcacatattatttattaaacccgttacggtgactggtccaCCAAACAGTACTAcccctggaaagggagctaattctacaggTACAGAGTGTAcccctggaaagggagctaattttacagctatggagtgtactaccggaaagggagctaattctatgcctatggagtgtactacgGAGAAAATTcctaatgaaattgctgttgtaactaaAACTGGGGAGTCAGGTAATAATtctaaggatactaatactatgGAAACCCCTTTCGGGGATAAGGAAGCCTCTTTCGGGGCTGCCGTAggaccagtcaccgtaacgggagACACCataaaagaattattaatgaaaataatattaaaaggaataataataaaagaaataataataataaatatagataataaaataaaagaaataaatataccaataaaaaataaattaattaatcaaaaaaataatttggataatgaaaatttgaataatttatttataaatgaaataaaattaccaaaatttaaaaataaattattattatgtttatatataatttctaatgatattatttctaataatattaaattattcaatatacaattatttcaacaaaaattaaataaattatcaaattataagaaaattaatgaaattaatgaaaaaaatgaaaaaaatgaagaattattggaaaaaaatgtgaaaaatgaagaattaTTGGAAATGTTGGAAATGTCGGAAGAATTATTGGAAAAAAAAgtgataaataatgaaaaattgtatataaaaaattatgaaataatattaacagaaatatttgatgtagaattatttgatgagataataaatttatgtataaattttaaacatttaataaaaattaataaaattttagttaataataaaattttatctactaataatttattattaaatttcaattcttcttataaaattaatattcatcaaattattaaattattagataattCCTCCGgtacggtgcttggtcacacGGCCAGTAATGCTCCAACAGCCAGTAATGGTACTGAGGTTAGTACTACTGAGGATACTGGTATTACTACTGTAGATAGTACTACCAATAGTAATAGTACCACTAATACTAAGCTTATTAGTACcattggagcaagcacctTAACTGAGGATAATATTCCTACTCATTTTAcccctggaaagggagctaattttacagccacCGAGTGTAcccctggaaagggagctaattctacagctaTAGAGTGTACcattggagcaagcaccgtaactgagGAGAAAATTcctaatgaaattgctgttgtaactaaAACTGGGGAGTCAGATACTTTTTCTATGGATACTAAGGGAGTTGGTGAGGGTAGTGAGCGAACCCCTTTTGGAGGTACTGCTGGTCTGAGTGAGGATACTTCTGTTGGTGGACCTGACCCCGATTCGGAAGAaaaaatagaaataaaagtatattataaaatgtatagaaaatttaaatcatcattagaagaattatcagaagaattaatatataaaatatatttaaatagaattaataatacatttacTATTTCACGTAATTATAATTCTGgtactaatttatatatttctaattctataaaacattttattaacaatattaaaattattcaacccgttacggtgcttggtcaagcagaTACTATTCATCCTCTTAACAGAGCCGTTACTAAGGATACCCTTagagcaagcaccgtaactaagggaaagagagctaattttatgcCTATAGAATGTACTAAGGGTAATATTGATACtagtattaatagtattaaggATATTAAGGGTATAAAAGGTATAATagagaataataatataagaatggaatatataatgaatatacCATATTATGgatatataaataagtatatgaaaataaatataagaataagattaaataaagatatgaaaataagttataaaatagaaaaaaatgaaaattggTTAATAGAAggattaatattaaataatataaaattatctaaaaatacattttttaatattaattttatattaataccaattaaattaggacatttatatttacctaatattaattttaatcttaATCTTAATTTACCAAAACATCAAATTACTATTTTCCCACAACATTCTTTaatctaa
- a CDS encoding NADPH dependent oxidoreductase, putative — translation MRYVKFGIIGTGPSGLYLGKYLSKNIKNCKIDFFEKSKQLLGLFKNGVAPDKINIKNNSYQLLINHHYRFFTNIHIGKDLKLEKLLEYYNAIFICCGCEDCNEYQILNEQIGVFNSLNLIHFYNHFPINNTIYHNLPIFHINKYNTTTEENYIAAPKVSTTEGKGANSTLTECTSGKGANFTATECTGEKNLNEIAAVTKTRESSTFSLDSKDTNSKGITTVGTTSTTTIGPTTVTEENNIAAPKVLTGPEGTRFESHSSNSTTESTSTVGASTVTEKNPTKLAAPIITPVSTVTIEEYMEYLIGLKKVNISIIGNGNVSLDIIRMLTKSEEELENLEINPKFKYFIKNLNINKITIFGRNSLINSKFTNNELQLIFNNNFHIQHNLQDNLINLINNLENNIKNRKIIKKLKLFNSINNLNTIDQNLEDLENNNLDLKKNKCIIDFKFNTKIIKIINNNNIINSILYTHTQENPNTQFAANNSTIENLIAATRENPIGQFAALEENLNAATVENPSTHIAAVKKLDSNILIKCIGYNNKSNVELIKLIDNKRIFGNGWIINNCKGDLSNIILNSIQLSNQIKIIFKQFHYFNNDILNYFKLHHFI, via the exons atgaGATATGTGAAATTTGGTATAATTGGTACAGGTCCATCAGGATTATATTTGGGTAAATATTTGagtaaaaatataaagaattgtaaaattgatttttttgaaaaatctaAACAACTTTTaggattatttaaaaacGGTGTAGCACCtgataaaatcaatattaaaaataattcttatcaattattaattaatcatCATTATCGTTTTTTTACCAATATACATATT GGAAAAGATTTGAAATTAGAGAAATTATTGGAATATTATAATGcaatatttatatgttGTGGTTGTGAAGATTGTAATGaatatcaaatattaaatgaacAAATTGGTGTCTTCAATAGTTTAAATCTTATACACTTTTATAATCATTTCccaattaataatacaatttatcataatttacccatttttcatattaacaaatataatactactactgaagaaaattatattgctgcacctaaagTAAGTACTActgagggaaagggagctaattctacccTTACGGAGTGTACCtcgggaaagggagctaattttacagccacAGAGTGTACTGGTGAGAAAAATCtgaatgaaattgctgCTGTAACTAAAACCAGGGAGTCGAGTACTTTTTCCTTGGATAGTAAGGATACTAATTCTAAGGGTATTACTACTGTAGgtactactagtactactactattGGACCAACCACCGTaactgaagaaaataatattgctgcacctaaagTACTTACTGGACCTGAAGGTACTAGGTTCGAATCTCACTCCAGTAATTCTACTACTGAGAGTACTAGTActgttggagcaagcaccgttacggagAAAAATCCTACCAAACTTGCTGCTCCTATTATTACTCCTGTTTCTACAGTTACAATAGAAGAATATATGGAATATTTGATAGGATTAAAAAAAGTgaatatatcaataattGGTAATGGTAATGTAAGTTTGGATATAATTCGTATGTTAACAAAAAGTGAAGAGGAATTggaaaatttagaaataaatccaaaatttaaatattttataaaaaatttaaatattaataaaattacaatttttgGACGgaattcattaattaattctaaatttactaataatgaattacaattaattttcaataataattttcatatacaacataatttacaagataatttaataaatttaataaataatttagaaaataatataaaaaatcgtaaaataataaaaaaattaaaattatttaattcaatcaataatttaaatacaatTGATCAAAATTTGGAagatttggaaaataataatttagatttgaaaaaaaataaatgtataattgattttaaatttaatacaaaaattattaaaattattaataataataatattattaattctattcTATATACTCATACTCAAGAAAATCCTAATACACAATTTGCTGCTAATAATTCTACTATAGAAAATCTTATTGCTGCCACTAGAGAAAATCCTATCGGACAATTTGCTGCTCTTGAAGAAAATCTTAATGCTGCTACTGTAGAAAATCCTAGTACTCATATTGCTGCTGTAAAAAAATTGGatagtaatatattaataaaatgtataggatataataataagagTAATGtggaattaataaaattaatagataataaaagaatatttggaaatggttggataataaataattgtaaaggtgatttatcaaatataattcTTAATTCTATACAACTTTCcaatcaaattaaaattatttttaaacaatttcattatttcaataatgatatcttaaattatttcaaattacatcatttcatttaa
- a CDS encoding uncharacterized protein (chr2.cand.474 - score = 11.38): protein MLKYSNYKGYPGIYNNGAIVYDINEYMEKLIKYILENKLENYFLFHDLNGFYCLSDPYFVTKELIEKKILMIYFGKFEVEFGPFTNGIDHIGNFTLYELFVEIVPPNTSKCSGVKCLMDYYHLDNDMIYFVGDGNNDIEIMQMLNNSFAVLNAPDRVKQFAKYILPKTHYNNAVQFLFNLIYQYIL from the exons atgttgaaatattcaaattataaagGATATCCaggtatatataataatggtGCAATAGTATATGATATAAAtg aatatatggaaaaattaataaaatatatattggaGAATAAGTtggaaaattattttctatttcATGATTTGAATGGATTTTATTGTTTATCAGATCCATACTTTGTTACaa AAGAATTAATTGAGAAGAAAATCttaatgatatattttGGTAAATTTGAAGTGGAATTTGGACCATTTACAAATGGCATAGATCATATAGgaaattttacattatatGAATTATTTGTTGAAATCGTACCACCAAATACTTCGAAATGTTCTGGAGTCAAATGTTTAATGgattattatcatttagATAATGATATGATTTATTTCGTTGGTGATGGGAACAAtgatattgaaattatgcaaatgttaaataattcatttgcTGTATTAAATGCACCAGATCGAGTTAAACAATTTGCTAAATATATCTTACCTAAAACACATTATAATAATGCTGTACAATTTCTTTTTAATCTtatatatcaatatatactatag
- a CDS encoding uncharacterized protein (chr2.cand.473 - score = 13.66), whose amino-acid sequence MELDISKLDRLEKLNCCKHYWSNVPMEIYISNEENKLLTIRDNNIIIWQSNDNYCKFLYCYHNSKQITLLQLIILFSNNKHKRLYFSKVNSSVTVTGPTDSTPVPGTVSTTVTKDTNTNTNNSTEDTNTNEVHFGDKEAPFGAVGEETTGTVGASTVTGKWIQIDNDILYNEINKLSEILPRNESEMERWTLNSNIENFIPKMKPKYFAVDLDRTFLIHNSKKMIENIKSFEYLRNNNFIPFFCTGTALR is encoded by the coding sequence ATGGAATTGGATATATCGAAATTGGATCGTTTAGAGAAATTGAATTGTTGTAAACATTATTGGTCTAATGTACCAATggaaatatatatatcaaatgaagagaataaattattaacaattcgtgataataatattattatttggcAATCTAATGataattattgtaaatttcTTTATTGTTATCATAATTCTAAACAAATTACTTTATTACaacttattattttattttctaataataaacataaacgtttatatttttctaaagttaattcttccgttacggtgactggtccTACGGATAGTACACCTGTACCTGGTACTGTAAGTACTACTGttactaaggatactaatactaatactaataatagtactgaggatactaatactaacGAAGTCCATTTCGGGGATAAGGAAGCCCCTTTTGGGGCTGTTGGTGAGGAAACTACTGGTAccgttggagcaagcaccgtaacgggaaAATGGATACAAATAGataatgatatattatataatgaaataaataaattaagtgAAATATTACCAAGAAATGAAAGTGAAATGGAACGTTGGACATTAAATTCgaatatagaaaattttattcctAAAATGAAACCGAAATATTTTGCTGTAGATTTGGATCgtacatttttaatacataATTCCAAGAAAATgattgaaaatattaaatcatttgaatatttaagaaataataattttattccatTTTTTTGTACAGGTACTgcgttacggtga